One stretch of Glandiceps talaboti chromosome 7, keGlaTala1.1, whole genome shotgun sequence DNA includes these proteins:
- the LOC144437976 gene encoding lipopolysaccharide-binding protein-like: MPLETTEPPTPSIEYPGIIGRFTQSGFDNIMKNVVPKLGQEIGDMELPDYAGTFRRAFGKVSYNVSSMNLINFVAPLAELTSVPGRGVNLTLSDARAVINGSWEYSYKAFFFKVGDNGTFEVNGTGMGLSLEILFDTDESGYPNMTIGECVATLDDVDVQMSGGASWLYNLFSRRLSSSIKRDVNVEVCNEIRDYVGSLANKLHALKLSSPVLGGMANIDFKMVQPPVFTPDYVDIFVTGNIRAMNATDGEGELKAQWMNRTDVSSKMMYIWISDYVFNTMGQFLYDSETMQYSLHPLNIDDIPKESDFHTLLPLEIYALRKSFPEDVSGRSHPSAYPFQEKADEGDTSYSISIDLTHLYSQFNDRLIQLSFRLAAPPTFETTVAGQLMTLSSEVSVRAVDLDETGDTVATIQVALQLLVTPTLDAEHLSGFAKLQSYHIELESSTFETNREQKEILEKALLVLIEDAGLPWMNGLLGHGIQFPVISQNWRFNNSQVTTHEGYMLVETDFGGVVST; encoded by the exons ATGCCTTTAGAAACAACTGAACCACCAACCCCCTCAATCGAGTATCCAGGAATCATCGGAAGATTCACACAGTCGGGCTTTGATAACA TTATGAAGAATGTGGTACCGAAACTAGGGCAAGAAATCGGTGATATGGAACTCCCTGACTATGCAGGCACATTTAGACGAGCATTTGGTAAAGTGTCCTATAATGTCAGTAG CATGAATCTGATAAACTTCGTGGCTCCATTGGCTGAGCTTACATCCGTTCCGGGTAGAGGTGTAAATCTTACCCTATCAGATGCCAGAGCTGTCATAAATGGAAGTTGGGAATACTCCTACAAAGCTTTCTT CTTTAAAGTTGGTGATAATGGTACCTTTGAAGTCAATGGCACCGGTATGGGGCTGAGTTTGGAAATTCTCTTCG ATACGGATGAATCAGGTTACCCAAACATGACAATCGGCGAATGTGTCGCTACTCTCGATGACGTGGATGTTCAAATGTCAGGTGGTGCAAG TTGGTTATACAATCTTTTCTCTAGAAGACTTTCGTCATCAATAAAACGTGATGTTAACGTTGAAGTATGTAACGAAATCAGAGATTACGTCGGTAGCCTTGCCAATAAACTCCATGCACTTAAAT TGTCTTCACCGGTGCTTGGAGGAATGGCTAATATTGACTTTAAGATGGTTCAGCCACCTGTATTTACCCCTGATTATGTTGATATCTTTGTCACG GGAAACATTCGCGCTATGAACGCTACCGATGGGGAAGGAGAACTCAAAGCACAGTGGATGAACAGAACCGATGTGTCTTcaaaaatgatgtatatatggaTAAGTGATTATGTCTTCAATACCATGGGACAATTCTTGTACGACTCAGAGACCATGCAGTATTCATTGCACCCACTGAACATTGACGAT ATCCCAAAGGAATCAGACTTCCATACATTGTTGCCATTGGAAATATATGCTCTGAGAAAGTCATTCCCAGAG GATGTGTCAGGACGATCTCACCCATCAGCCTATCCCTTTCAAGAGAAGGCCGATGAGGGCGACACATCTTACAGTATAAGCATAGACCTtacacat TTATATTCTCAGTTTAACGATCGCCTGATTCAGCTGAGTTTCAGACTGGCTGCGCCCCCAACGTTTGAGACGACTGTAGCTGGTCAACTGATGACACTCAGTAGTGAAGTATCCGTCCGAGCAGTTGACTTGGATGAGACGGGAGACACCGTTGCTACAATTCAAGTG gCACTGCAACTGTTGGTTACCCCAACCCTTGATGCCGAACACCTTTCTGGATTTGCCAAACTTCAGAG ttACCATATTGAGCTTGAAAGTTCAACGTTTGAAACCAACCGG GAACAAAAGGAGATTCTAGAGAAGGCACTGTTGGTATTAATAGAAGATGCAGGCTTACCATGGATGAACG GGTTATTGGGCCATGGAATACAATTTCCAGTAATTTCACAGAACTGGCGATTCAATAATTCACAAGTAACTACTCACGAG GGTTACATGTTAGTTGAAACCGACTTTGGTGGCGTTGTATCAACATAA
- the LOC144438339 gene encoding vesicular inhibitory amino acid transporter-like, giving the protein MDKIRYYSYYFKTMFFGYDNGYNGLYENREDIELCPKESNGFVSSSEAVVPNGDTSIQANGSIHTSEKSEKELANDPEKVGSSSAWQAGWNVGNCMQGLGILSLPYTVRQSGVASLITIAAVLFLGNYTSKILVDCLYEEEQTGGKGGKPRKIRVRNSYPDVAVACWNKWGSHLLNIITIVDVTAVATLYLELSGSLLVDTFPMAGLSKLSWICISAFAVLPSVLFKNLTRISYISLLAVLAIGAMLFSVVWYSFGESVKWNLKSVPGFDIEEFGISFSVILFNFGTQFIMPGVEESMREREKFGRMVNLTYIVVAVINIGYAFFAYLTFTDETQEFITYNLPTGFIQTIVSLLFVFKSLLSYPLMFFLIVMSLESMQLRFLPPCNPPTSDDRLPIWSIIFRFTLLLFTLFLAIIIPHFTLLMGVTGSLTSPWLDFIFPCIFHMTLKRGKLRYYQIFADISIIIIGLIGGGIGLLYTLKVLIRVYTTKQ; this is encoded by the exons ATGGATAAGATCCGCTACTAtagttattatttcaaaactatgTTTTTCGGTTATGACAACGGTTATAATGGTCTATACGAAAATCGGGAAGACATAGAGCTGTGCCCCAAAGAAAGCAACGGATTTGTGTCAAGCAGCGAGGCCGTGGTCCCAAACGGAGATACGTCGATACAAGCCAACGGAAGCATCCACACGAGTGAAAAGAGTGAGAAAGAACTAGCAAATGATCCAGAAAAGG TGGGATCGTCATCAGCGTGGCAAGCAGGTTGGAATGTTGGAAATTGTATGCAAGGTCTTGGTATACTAAGTCTACCCTATACGGTTAGACAAAGTGGTGTTGCTTCATTGATAACTATAGCAGCAGTTCTTTTCTTGGGAAATTACACAAGTAAG ATTCTAGTTGACTGTTTGTACGAAGAAGAGCAAACTGGTGGAAAGGGAGGTAAACCGAGGAAAATTAGAGTTCGCAACTCCTATCCCGATGTGGCCGTAGCATGTTGGAATAAATGGGGAAGTCATCTCCTTAATATTATAACTATCGTTGATGTAACAGCAGTTGCAACGCTATACTTGGAACTATCGGGTTCGTTGCTGGTCGATACATTCCCTATGGCAGGTCTGTCCAAGCTGTCGTGGATCTGTATCTCTGCCTTTGCCGTCCTACCCTCAGTACTATTCAAAAACCTCACTCGGATTTCATACATAAGCCTGTTGGCAGTACTTGCCATCGGAGCCATGCTGTTCAGCGTGGTGTGGTACAGCTTTGGCGAAAGCGTCAAATGGAACTTAAAATCAGTACCAGGTTTCGATATAGAAGAATTTGGAATCAGTTTCTCTGTGATTCTCTTTAACTTTGGTACGCAGTTTATTATGCCAGGAGTGGAAGAAAGCATGAGGGAACGCGAAAAGTTTGGCCGCATGGTGAATCTAACGTATATCGTCGTGGCTGTTATCAATATCGGCTACGCTTTTTTTGCGTACCTTACATTTACAGACGAAACACAAGAATTTATCACGTATAATCTGCCGACAGGTTTTATTCAGACAATAGTTAGCTTACTTTTCGTTTTTAAATCGCTCCTGTCATATCCCCTTATGTTTTTCCTCATAGTAATGTCTCTGGAAAGCATGCAACTACGTTTCTTGCCGCCATGTAACCCGCCAACATCGGACGATAGGCTACCTATATGGTCAATCATTTTTCGCTTTACTCTCCTGTTGTTTACACTTTTCTTGGCTATTATAATACCACACTTCACTCTACTGATGGGGGTTACCGGAAGTCTCACGAGTCCTTGGCTGGACTTTATTTTTCCTTGTATATTTCACATGACGCTAAAGCGGGGTAAACTGAGGTATTACCAGATTTTTGCCGACATATCAATCATTATCATAGGGCTAATAGGTGGGGGAATCGGGTTACTCTACACTTTAAAGGTACTGATTCGAGTGTATACTACAAAGCAGTGA